From Mastacembelus armatus chromosome 13, fMasArm1.2, whole genome shotgun sequence, one genomic window encodes:
- the LOC113125669 gene encoding T-lymphoma invasion and metastasis-inducing protein 1-like isoform X1, whose product MGNVESQNGVHALYSNERGYLSRKHMSQSLRISNKQSRRSRHASSGKIEHRNSETSTRSSSTPSIPQSLADNGLEPFNETNILPDFGSPIWVDRVAMNLRPVSFHNDLANPSVHMNTITLPGPTAEEVQHEDEYMGEVTYLQKTRDCSKETVSFKKKRSKSADMWRDDSLEFSLSDLSQEHLTSTEEIIDMAKGSDFADYKGHVQSSPTDSTDRANSLDELFSQKSPACRQPHGRYAKWHNANRAIREGEDDKMLSPSEEDGNTYGAYTLPCRRSHCLSEGLSSHQAAMCASMQGRRAQTIQDVTAAECSEYEDSGIDGVTAEAEHQSRRYKTMSASFSMCSTHGRSVFAGSDSGSSGGGASDCVQGVYENFRQELEMSSCQTESLEEAGSALSDEQSTMSSAYQSDPLLSQGMVRKAGRLAVKNFLVHKKSKKVESATRRKWKSYWVSLKGCTLFFYETDGRSGIDNNSIPKHAIWVENSIVQAVPEHPKKDFVFCLSNSLGDAFLFQTCSQTELENWITAIHSACATAVARQHHREDTVRLLRAEIKKLEQKIDMDEKMKKMGDMQLSAVTDSKKRKTIIDQIFLWEQNLEQFHMDLFRFRCYLASLQGGELPNPKRLLAFASRPTKLAMGRLGIFSVSSFHALVAARTETGVRRRTQAMSRSCSKRRSRFSSLWGLDTTSKKKTKAHPSINQVFADGEKSVKKPVDGIYGDPAKEHTKSEEGTMKNLPRPSTDSDIWVPDHLTPSWVCLPNDQPVLAIIQPGESALCVLETICKAHQLDPTKHYLRLRFFIENQVQFYIPKPEEDVCDLLYKEIELCSKITKVIQFDRDESCMIGYGFSISVVEEDGVQQLYITDVKAGGLAFAKGLNAGDEILQLNGKDSRSLNFSDMKAAFSQASLALTVNTLPSVDRRQLCYLPPRRSDAEEDLYTDIFSQSQEEILDDGLGLLLESSGDSLDDDSEIFGDFDESRKSTEQVAAFCRSLHDMNPSECVSSSPSPDSPFPPPATPRQLSDADKLRKVICELVETERTYVKDLNCLIGRYLTPLQKETFLTQDELDVLFGNLPEMVEFQVEFLKTLEDGTRLVPDLEKLERVDQFKKILFSLGGSFLYYADRFKIYSAFCASHTKVPKVLVKAKTDSDFKAFLDQRNPKQQHSSTLESYLIKPIQRVLKYPLLLKELYSLTDPDSEEHYHLDVAMKAMNKVASHINEMQKIHEEFGAVFDQLITEQSGEKKEVADLSMGDLLLHNSVTWINPPASLGKWKKEPQLTTFVFKTAVVFICKDGSKPKKKMGGSHRTSLSSDEKDPFRFRHMIPTDALQVRSLASADGESSAVCEIVHTKSESEGRPERTFQLCCSSPETRKDFLKTVHSILREKHRRQLLKTESLPLNQQYVPFGGKRLCALKGARPAINRAASAPTRTLGRRKLVRNRFTIDTDIVFDGEPEQNLASPPHANSNQLQQEHEPEQQQSDLAGDTDRWVEEQFDLEEYEDPEEMKETDILSDDDEEFCQTPRAPSTEADLEAPVMALSLVGEEIEESESLKSPKIRETPDDVKLSDTEKQSTETDDNVEDQKEKEKGEIWVRREQSGLTADCST is encoded by the exons ATGGGAAATGTCGAGAGCCAGAATGGGGTCCATGCCCTCTACAGTAATGAACGTGGCTATTTGTCACGTAAGCACATGTCTCAGTCTCTTCGCATTTCTAACAAGCAGTCCAGACGCTCTCGACATGCTTCATCAGGGAAGATAGAGCACAGGAACTCTGAGACGAGCACCCGCTCAAGTAGCACGCCCAGCATCCCACAATCCCTAGCTGACAATGGCCTGGAGCCCTTCAATGAGACAAATATCCTCCCAGATTTTGGAAGTCCTATTTGGGTGGATCGTGTTGCCATGAATCTGCGGCCTGTGTCCTTCCACAATGACCTGGCCAATCCTTCAGTGCACATGAATACGATAACCCTACCTGGTCCTACTGCAGAGGAGGTGCAGCATGAAGATGAGTACATGGGTGAGGTAACATATCTCCAGAAAACCAGGGATTGTTCAAAGGAGACCGTCAGCTTCAAGAAGAAGAGGTCGAAATCTGCAGACATGTGGCGAGATGACAGCCTAGAGTTCTCTCTGTCTGACCTCAGCCAAGAGCACCTGACCAGCACAGAGGAGATCATAGACATGGCCAAGGGCAGTGACTTTGCTGACTACAAAGGCCACGTGCAGTCCAGCCCAACAGACTCCACTGACAGGGCGAACTCCCTGGATGAGCTGTTTAGCCAGAAAAGCCCTGCCTGTAGGCAACCCCATGGCCGCTATGCTAAGTGGCACAATGCCAACAGGGCTATCAGAGAGGGTGAGGATGATAAGATGCTGTCCCCATCAGAGGAGGATGGGAACACCTATGGTGCATACACCCTACCCTGCCGGCGTTCCCACTGCCTGTCAGAAGGCCTGAGCAGCCACCAAGCTGCCATGTGTGCTAGCATGCAGGGCAGGCGGGCACAGACTATACAG GATGTCACAGCTGCGGAGTGCAGCGAGTATGAGGACAGTGGCATTGATGGGGTGACAGCAGAGGCAGAGCACCAGTCCCGACGTTACAAGACCATGTCAGCCTCCTTCTCCATGTGCTCGACACATGGCAGGAGCGTGTTCGCCGGCAGCGACAGCGGCAGCAGTGGTGGCGGGGCCAGCGACTGTGTACAGGGCGTGTATGAGAACTTTCGTCAGGAACTTGAGATGAGCTCCTGCCAGACAGAAAGCTTGGAGGAGGCGGGGTCTGCCCTGAGCGATGAGCAGAGCACTATGAGCTCCGCCTACCAGTCTGACCCATTGCTCAGCCAGGGGATGGTACGAAAAGCTGGCAGGCTTGCTGTCAAGAACTTCCTCGTTCATAAGAAGAGTAAGAAAGTAGAGTCAGCCACGAGGCGCAAGTGGAAGAGTTACTGGGTTTCCCTAAAAG gTTGCACTCTGTTCTTCTATGAGACTGATGGCCGTTCAGGTATTGACAACAACAGTATTCCCAAGCATGCCATCTGGGTAGAGAATAGCATTGTCCAGGCTGTACCAGAACACCCGAAAAAGGACTTTGTGTTCTGTCTCAGCAATTCCCTGGGAgatgcttttctgtttcag ACATGCAGCCAGACAGAGCTAGAGAACTGGATCACAGCCATCCACTCAGCATGTGCCACCGCTGTTGCCCGCCAGCACCACAGAGAGGACACGGTGCGACTGCTTCGTGCTGAGATCAAGAAGCTGGAACAGAAAATAGACATGgatgagaaaatgaagaaaatgggTGACATGCAACTGTCTGCTGTCACTGACTCAAAAAAGAGGAAGACGATCATTGATCAA ATCTTCCTGTGGGAGCAAAATCTGGAGCAATTTCACATGGATCTGTTCCGCTTCAGGTGCTACCTGGCCAGTCTGCAGGGAGGAGAGCTGCCTAACCCTAAACGCCTCCTGGCCTTCGCCTCTCGCCCCACCAAGCTAGCAATGGGCCGACTGGGTATATTCTCTGTCTCGTCCTTCCATGCACTG GTGGCAGCTCGCACAGAGACTGGGGTGAGACGGCGAACACAGGCCATGTCTCGTTCTTGCAGCAAGCGCAGGAGCAGGTTCTCCTCTCTCTGGGGTCTGGACACTACctcaaagaaaaagacaaaagccCATCCCTCTATCAACCAG GTCTTTGCTGATGGTGAAAAGTCAGTGAAAAAGCCTGTAGATGGCATATATGGTGATCCTGCAAAGGAACACACA AAAAGTGAGGAGGGAACAATGAAAAACCTTCCACGGCCCAGCACAGATAGTGACATCTGGGTCCCTGACCACCTCACACCTTCCTGGGTGTGTCTGCCAAATGATCAGCCAGTGCTAGCCATCATCCAGCCGGGGGAGTCTGCATTGTGTGTTCTGGAAACCATCTGCAAG GCTCACCAGCTCGATCCCACCAAGCACTACTTGCGGCTTAGATTCTTTATTGAAAACCAAGTACAATTCTACATTCCCAAACCAGAGGAGGATGTGTGTGACTTG ctTTACAAAGAAATTGAGCTCTGTTCCAAAATAACAAAAGTAATCCAATTTGACAGAGATGAATCCTGCATGATTGGTTACG GTTTCTCTATTTcagtggtggaggaggatggagtACAGCAGCTCTACATCACTGATGTGAAGGCGGGTGGCTTAGCCTTTGCCAAAG GTCTAAACGCAGGGGATGAAATACTGCAGCTGAACGGAAAAGACTCTCGCAGTCTGAACTTCTCTGACATGAAGGCGGCGTTCTCTCAAGCATCACTGGCTTTGACAGTCAACACCCTGCCTTCTGTGGACCGCCGTCAGCTTTGCTACTTGCCACCACGGCGCTCGGACGCTGAGGAAGATCTCTACACCGACATCTTTTCCCAGAGTCAAG AGGAGATCCTGGATGATGGATTGGGGCTGTTGCTGGAGAGCTCAGGAGACAGCCTAGATGATGATTCTGAGATCTTCGGTGATTTTGATGAGTCTAGAAAG aGTACGGAGCAGGTCGCTGCTTTTTGCCGCAGTCTTCATGACATGAATCCCTCTGAGTGTGTGTCCTCATCTCCAAGTCCGGACTCACCCTTCCCACCTCCTGCAACTCCCCGGCAGCTGTCTGATGCCGACAAGCTTCGCAAAGTCATCTGTGAACTCGTGGAAACTGAAAGAACCTATGTCAAA GATCTCAACTGCCTCATTGGGAGATATTTAACTCCACTGCAGAAAGAGACCTTTCTCACTCAGGATGAG CTGGATGTACTTTTTGGGAACTTACCAGAAATGGTGGAGTTCCAGGTTGAGTTTCTCAAGACTCTGGAAGACGGAACCAGGCTGGTTCCAGATCTGGAGAAGCTGGAAAGAGTAGACCAGTTTAAG aaaattCTTTTCTCCCTGGGAGGCTCTTTCCTGTACTATGCAGATCGTTTTAAAATCTACAGTGCTTTCTGCGCCAGCCACACCAAAGTCCCTAAGGTCCTCGTAAAGG CCAAAACGGACTCTGATTTCAAGGCCTTCCTGGATCAGCGTAACCCCAAGCAACAGCACTCTTCCACCCTGGAGTCGTACCTAATCAAACCCATTCAGAGGGTGCTGAAGTATCCCCTCCTCCTGAAGGAGCTTTACTCTCTCACAGATCCAGACAGTGAGGAGCACTACCATTTGGATG TTGCCATGAAAGCCATGAATAAAGTTGCCAGCCACATTAATGAGATGCAGAAGATCCATGAGGAGTTTGGAGCAGTGTTTGATCAGCTAATCACTGAGCAGAGCGGTGAAAAGAAAGAG GTTGCTGATCTGTCCATGGGTGACCTGCTTCTTCATAACAGTGTGACATGGATCAACCCCCCTGCCTCCTTAGGAAAATGGAAGAAAGAGCCCCAGTTGACTACATTTG tgttcaaaacagcagtaGTATTCATTTGCAAGGATGGGTCCaagccaaaaaagaaaatg GGTGGATCCCATCGAACTTCTTTATCTTCAGATGAAAAAGACCCTTTCCGATTCCGTCACATGATTCCAACAGATGCCCTTCAAGTCAGATCCTTGGCCAGTGCAG ATGGCGAGAgttctgctgtgtgtgaaatTGTCCACACAAAGTCAGAGTCTGAGGGAAGGCCAGAGAGAACATTTCAGCTTTGCTGTAG TTCTCCAGAGACCAGAAAAGATTTTCTGAAGACAGTCCATTCCATTTTGAGGGAAAAGCACCGCCGGCAGCTCCTAAAAACCGAGAGTTTGCCCCTCAACCAGCAATATGTGCCCTTTGGAGGAAAGCGACTGTGTGCTCTAAAGGGAGCCCGTCCAGCCATAAATAGAGCAG CATCTGCCCCTACCAGGACTCTTGGTAGGAGGAAGCTTGTGCGCAACCGCTTCACAATTGACACCGACATTGTTTTTGATGGTGAGCCTGAACAGAACCTCGCTTCACCACCCCACGCCAACTCcaaccagctgcagcaggagcacgagccagagcagcagcagtctgaCTTAGCAGGGGACACAGACCGCTGGGTGGAAGAACAATTCGACCTAGAAGAATATGAGGACCCGGAGGAGATGAAGGAGACAGACATCCTAAGTGATGACGATGAGGAGTTCTGCCAAACACCAAGAGCACCATCCACTGAAGCTGACCTGGAGGCTCCTGTCATGGCTCTGTCCTTAGTGGGTGAAGAAATAGAAGAAAGTGAGAGCCTCAAGTCCCCAAAAATCAGGGAGACACCTGATGACGTGAAGCTGTCCGACACGGAGAAACAAAGCACCGAGACTGATGACAATGTTGAGGatcaaaaggaaaaggagaaaggtGAGATTTGGGTACGAAGGGAGCAATCAGGTTTGACCGCAGACTGCAGCACATAA
- the LOC113125669 gene encoding T-lymphoma invasion and metastasis-inducing protein 1-like isoform X2 — protein MSVLKWSKHSKRSTDSVYDMLQLSTEQVAAFCRSLHDMNPSECVSSSPSPDSPFPPPATPRQLSDADKLRKVICELVETERTYVKDLNCLIGRYLTPLQKETFLTQDELDVLFGNLPEMVEFQVEFLKTLEDGTRLVPDLEKLERVDQFKKILFSLGGSFLYYADRFKIYSAFCASHTKVPKVLVKAKTDSDFKAFLDQRNPKQQHSSTLESYLIKPIQRVLKYPLLLKELYSLTDPDSEEHYHLDVAMKAMNKVASHINEMQKIHEEFGAVFDQLITEQSGEKKEVADLSMGDLLLHNSVTWINPPASLGKWKKEPQLTTFVFKTAVVFICKDGSKPKKKMGGSHRTSLSSDEKDPFRFRHMIPTDALQVRSLASADGESSAVCEIVHTKSESEGRPERTFQLCCSSPETRKDFLKTVHSILREKHRRQLLKTESLPLNQQYVPFGGKRLCALKGARPAINRAASAPTRTLGRRKLVRNRFTIDTDIVFDGEPEQNLASPPHANSNQLQQEHEPEQQQSDLAGDTDRWVEEQFDLEEYEDPEEMKETDILSDDDEEFCQTPRAPSTEADLEAPVMALSLVGEEIEESESLKSPKIRETPDDVKLSDTEKQSTETDDNVEDQKEKEKGEIWVRREQSGLTADCST, from the exons ATGTCTGTCCTGAAGTGGAGTAAGCACAGCAAGCGTTCCACAGACTCGGTCTATGACATGCTTCAACTG aGTACGGAGCAGGTCGCTGCTTTTTGCCGCAGTCTTCATGACATGAATCCCTCTGAGTGTGTGTCCTCATCTCCAAGTCCGGACTCACCCTTCCCACCTCCTGCAACTCCCCGGCAGCTGTCTGATGCCGACAAGCTTCGCAAAGTCATCTGTGAACTCGTGGAAACTGAAAGAACCTATGTCAAA GATCTCAACTGCCTCATTGGGAGATATTTAACTCCACTGCAGAAAGAGACCTTTCTCACTCAGGATGAG CTGGATGTACTTTTTGGGAACTTACCAGAAATGGTGGAGTTCCAGGTTGAGTTTCTCAAGACTCTGGAAGACGGAACCAGGCTGGTTCCAGATCTGGAGAAGCTGGAAAGAGTAGACCAGTTTAAG aaaattCTTTTCTCCCTGGGAGGCTCTTTCCTGTACTATGCAGATCGTTTTAAAATCTACAGTGCTTTCTGCGCCAGCCACACCAAAGTCCCTAAGGTCCTCGTAAAGG CCAAAACGGACTCTGATTTCAAGGCCTTCCTGGATCAGCGTAACCCCAAGCAACAGCACTCTTCCACCCTGGAGTCGTACCTAATCAAACCCATTCAGAGGGTGCTGAAGTATCCCCTCCTCCTGAAGGAGCTTTACTCTCTCACAGATCCAGACAGTGAGGAGCACTACCATTTGGATG TTGCCATGAAAGCCATGAATAAAGTTGCCAGCCACATTAATGAGATGCAGAAGATCCATGAGGAGTTTGGAGCAGTGTTTGATCAGCTAATCACTGAGCAGAGCGGTGAAAAGAAAGAG GTTGCTGATCTGTCCATGGGTGACCTGCTTCTTCATAACAGTGTGACATGGATCAACCCCCCTGCCTCCTTAGGAAAATGGAAGAAAGAGCCCCAGTTGACTACATTTG tgttcaaaacagcagtaGTATTCATTTGCAAGGATGGGTCCaagccaaaaaagaaaatg GGTGGATCCCATCGAACTTCTTTATCTTCAGATGAAAAAGACCCTTTCCGATTCCGTCACATGATTCCAACAGATGCCCTTCAAGTCAGATCCTTGGCCAGTGCAG ATGGCGAGAgttctgctgtgtgtgaaatTGTCCACACAAAGTCAGAGTCTGAGGGAAGGCCAGAGAGAACATTTCAGCTTTGCTGTAG TTCTCCAGAGACCAGAAAAGATTTTCTGAAGACAGTCCATTCCATTTTGAGGGAAAAGCACCGCCGGCAGCTCCTAAAAACCGAGAGTTTGCCCCTCAACCAGCAATATGTGCCCTTTGGAGGAAAGCGACTGTGTGCTCTAAAGGGAGCCCGTCCAGCCATAAATAGAGCAG CATCTGCCCCTACCAGGACTCTTGGTAGGAGGAAGCTTGTGCGCAACCGCTTCACAATTGACACCGACATTGTTTTTGATGGTGAGCCTGAACAGAACCTCGCTTCACCACCCCACGCCAACTCcaaccagctgcagcaggagcacgagccagagcagcagcagtctgaCTTAGCAGGGGACACAGACCGCTGGGTGGAAGAACAATTCGACCTAGAAGAATATGAGGACCCGGAGGAGATGAAGGAGACAGACATCCTAAGTGATGACGATGAGGAGTTCTGCCAAACACCAAGAGCACCATCCACTGAAGCTGACCTGGAGGCTCCTGTCATGGCTCTGTCCTTAGTGGGTGAAGAAATAGAAGAAAGTGAGAGCCTCAAGTCCCCAAAAATCAGGGAGACACCTGATGACGTGAAGCTGTCCGACACGGAGAAACAAAGCACCGAGACTGATGACAATGTTGAGGatcaaaaggaaaaggagaaaggtGAGATTTGGGTACGAAGGGAGCAATCAGGTTTGACCGCAGACTGCAGCACATAA
- the LOC113125026 gene encoding claudin-17-like, with protein MRAKLEVLALVLGFIGLSGTIAATAMPMWRVSAFIGANLIVMEELWEGLWMNCYRQINIRIQCKVYDSLLILSPELQAARGLMCVSIVLVLISMLITICGTQKSNCCGDNTKEKNIILAIGGVMYLLSCLTTLIPVSWVGHTVIRNFYNPEVVDSEKKELGAALFVGWGTAAILLITGIILLYSCNKRMSKEKQPSIDMHLMADRDVQKEGSVYLERTPSSLHKHQEYV; from the coding sequence ATGAGAGCAAAGCTGGAGGTCTTAGCCCTGGTCCTGGGCTTCATCGGTCTGTCTGGGACAATAGCTGCCACTGCCATGCCCATGTGGAGGGTCTCTGCCTTCATCGGTGCCAATCTCATTGTCATGGAAGAACTCTGGGAGGGCCTGTGGATGAACTGCTACAGACAGATTAACATCAGGATACAGTGCAAGGTGTACGACTCATTGCTCATTCTCTCACCAGAGTTGCAGGCAGCTAGGGGGCTCATGTGTGTCTCCATAGTTCTGGTCCTCATCTCAATGCTCATCACAATATGTGGCACTCAAAAGAGCAACTGTTGTGGTGACAACACAAAGGAAAAGAACATCATCCTTGCTATAGGTGGAGTGATGTATCTGCTGTCCTGCTTGACCACACTTATCCCTGTCAGCTGGGTGGGCCATACTGTCATCAGAAATTTCTATAACCCAGAGGTGGTGGATTCTGAGAAAAAGGAACTGGGGGCGGCACTCTTTGTTGGCTGGGGCACCGCTGCAATTTTGCTGATCACTGGGATCATCCTTCTATACAGCTGCAACAAACGTATGTCAAAGGAGAAACAGCCCAGCATTGACATGCACCTTATGGCAGACAGAGATGTACAGAAAGAAGGCAGTGTTTACCTAGAGAGGACGCCATCCAGCCTTCATAAGCATCAAGAATACGTATAA
- the LOC113122171 gene encoding claudin-8-like, with the protein MATYTTYSGYTKPPQSYAGSYYDEKQAKAYSDYQDSVYEEKKRIEKRKRRNAICCEVVALIIGFVGLIGVACVTGLPMWKVTAFIEANIIVMETRWEGLWMNCYRQANIRMQCKVYDSLLFLPPELQASRGLMCSSVALAVFALIVSAVGMKCTKVVDHRARTKHVVLVAGGCLFLMACVTTLIPVSWTAHVIIRDFYNPLLIDAQRNELGEALYIGWVTAALLFSAGVILLCRHAPHTQDPEERIVYNRGANIYQPAYQYQPAYTYQPAYSVPPPGSVVYAPSQY; encoded by the coding sequence ATGGCCACCTACACTACTTACAGTGGCTACACCAAGCCACCTCAATCTTACGCAGGCTCTTACTATGACGAGAAGCAAGCCAAGGCCTATTCGGATTATCAAGACTCCgtttatgaagaaaaaaagagaatcGAAAAGAGGAAACGTCGTAACGCCATCTGTTGTGAGGTAGTGGCCCTCATCATTGGTTTTGTTGGACTGATCGGAGTGGCATGTGTGACAGGCCTGCCGATGTGGAAAGTAACAGCCTTCATCGAGGCAAACATCATTGTCATGGAGACCCGCTGGGAGGGTTTGTGGATGAACTGCTACAGACAAGCCAACATCAGGATGCAGTGCAAGGTTTATGATTCACTGCTGTTTCTACCCCCAGAGCTCCAGGCATCTAGGGGTCTAATGTGCAGCTCAGTTGCGCTGGCTGTGTTTGCCCTCATCGTTTCAGCAGTGGGGATGAAGTGTACCAAAGTGGTGGACCATCGGGCACGCACCAAGCATGTTGTTCTTGTAGCTGGAGGCTGTCTGTTTCTCATGGCCTGTGTCACTACCCTGATCCCAGTGTCCTGGACTGCCCATGTCATCATCCGGGATTTCTACAACCCTCTGCTGATCGATGCCCAGCGTAATGAGCTTGGGGAGGCTCTTTACATTGGCTGGGTGACTGCAGCCTTGCTTTTCAGTGCTGGAGTGATCCTGCTGTGCCGTCATGCTCCCCACACTCAGGACCCAGAAGAGAGGATTGTGTACAACAGAGGGGCAAATATCTATCAACCTGCATACCAATACCAGCCAGCCTACACCTACCAGCCTGCTTACTCTGTACCCCCACCAGGATCTGTGGTATATGCACCAAGTCAGTACTAG
- the cldn8.1 gene encoding claudin-8 produces the protein MANSALEIVGLVLTVIGLIGAAASTGMPMWRVTAFIGENIIVFETRYEGLWMNCFQQANIRMQCKVYDSLLALTPDLQAARGLMCCALALAGLGLLISLMGMQCTSCIGNNRAKRMVLIIAGSLVIMACLCVIIPVSWTGHAIIRDFYNPLLIDAQRRELGEALYIGWVASAFLLAGGCILAFCNFQSEGKGSERYIYSRPSTYMPYPPQPLQPQQLVLLPQAQPVLSRHPSSNYSYYSRHPSVRSSVAYL, from the coding sequence ATGGCCAACTCAGCACTCGAGATAGTTGGTCTGGTGTTGACTGTGATTGGGCTGATAGGAGCGGCGGCCAGCACTGGGATGCCGATGTGGCGAGTGACAGCCTTCATTGGAGAAAACATCATTGTGTTTGAAACTCGCTACGAGGGTCTATGGATGAATTGCTTTCAGCAGGCCAACATCAGGATGCAGTGTAAGGTGTATGACTCTCTTCTGGCCCTAACCCCTGACCTCCAAGCAGCAAGAGGGCTCATGTGCTGCGCCCTGGCACTGGCTGGCCTTGGTCTGCTGATTAGTTTGATGGGGATGCAGTGCACATCATGTATCGGAAACAACAGAGCTAAGCGTATGGTCCTCATCATTGCAGGAAGCCTGGTCATAATGGCTTGCCTTTGTGTTATTATTCCTGTGTCATGGACAGGACATGCCATCATCAGGGATTTCTACAACCCTTTGTTGATCGACGCCCAGCGCAGGGAGCTTGGAGAGGCTCTGTACATTGGCTGGGTGGCCTCCGCTTTCTTGTTGGCTGGAGGATGCATACTTGCTTTTTGCAATTTTCAGTCTGAAGGCAAAGGTTCAGAAAGGTACATATACTCCAGGCCCAGTACCTACATGCCGTATCCTCCACAGCCTCTACAGCCTCAGCAGCTGGTGCTACTTCCCCAAGCTCAACCAGTGCTGTCAAGGCACCCATCATCTAACTACAGCTACTACTCCAGACACCCCTCCGTACGCAGCAGCGTAGCTTATCTCTGA
- the LOC113134854 gene encoding claudin-8-like, with protein MVHGVSEIAALCVGLIGLTGAAVTTGMPMWKVTAFIGPNIIVMETLWEGLWMNCYRQANIRMQCKVYDSLLILPPELQAARGLMCCSLALSGLGFLVGLAGMRCSSCFQGGHRVKTVILMVAGGLQLMACICVFIPVSWTGHIIIRDFYNPLLIDAQRRELGEALYIGWVSGALLFASAMLFVCRHLPSDKGSFDVYYPANLHGCPLTYPISRVSSLRSTAYQPSLQNSGSVGQQALALQNAPRLMTHDGALINPPVVYNLSLPVNAPLLHQGSMTYHSSMQNANDVGSLYTPENSLYMSQNTTPYLLTNTDNSTTLSSFHPVPHTPLFIQYKESRIQKSGKGSSNGVYI; from the coding sequence ATGGTTCACGGTGTTTCTGAGATAGCCGCATTGTGTGTTGGCCTGATCGGGCTGACGGGGGCAGCAGTTACTACCGGCATGCCTATGTGGAAGGTGACAGCTTTCATTGGACCAAACATAATTGTGATGGAAACTCTCTGGGAGGGCTTGTGGATGAACTGCTACAGACAAGCCAACATCAGGATGCAGTGTAAGGTGTATGACTCATTGCTGATCCTGCCACCTGAATTACAAGCAGCCAGGGGTCTTATGTGCTGTTCTCTGGCCTTGTCAGGGCTGGGGTTCCTTGTGGGTCTGGCAGGAATGCGGTGTAGTTCCTGTTTTCAAGGTGGTCACCGGGTAAAGACAGTAATCCTGATGGTTGCAGGTGGTTTGCAGCTTATGGCATGCATCTGTGTCTTTATCCCTGTATCATGGACAGGCCATATCATCATTAGAGATTTTTACAATCCTTTGCTGATTGATGCTCAGAGGAGGGAACTGGGAGAAGCTCTCTACATTGGCTGGGTGAGCGGCGCCTTACTTTTTGCCTCTGctatgttgtttgtttgccgCCATTTGCCGTCAGACAAAGGCTCATTTGATGTCTACTACCCAGCCAATTTGCACGGTTGTCCACTGACATATCCCATCTCCAGGGTTTCTAGTCTCCGATCGACTGCATACCAGCCTTCTCTGCAGAACAGTGGCTCTGTTGGACAACAAGCTCTGGCACTCCAAAATGCCCCTCGATTAATGACACATGATGGAGCATTAATCAACCCTCCTGTTGTTTATAATCTGAGTCTGCCTGTGAATGCACCACTGTTGCATCAAGGTAGCATGACTTACCATTCCTCTATGCAGAATGCTAATGACGTTGGAAGCCTGTACACACCAGAGAACTCATTGTACATGAGCCAGAACACCACGCCATATTTACTGACAAATACGGATAACTCCACAACCCTTTCCAGTTTTCATCCAGTTCCACACACTCCTCTTTTCATACAATATAAAGAATCAAGAATTCAAAAGTCAGGCAAGGGCAGCAGTAATGGTGTATACATATAA